One window from the genome of Cucumis melo cultivar AY chromosome 10, USDA_Cmelo_AY_1.0, whole genome shotgun sequence encodes:
- the LOC127151358 gene encoding uncharacterized protein LOC127151358 encodes MADESSKKDPAWKYGRLQNEQDINTFVCGFCLKVTKGGVYRLKQHLVGGYRNAIACKKCPDHVKEEIRDYMSKKKEIKEQRNLIVDIDVQDYGMEDEDEGSISVNNRATSSGSSLKKPRQKGPMDAFFTPNPESVVQNRKNDKGKQTSLNAA; translated from the coding sequence ATGGCTGATGAAAGTTCTAAAAAAGATCCGGCATGGAAATATGGTCGATTGCAAAATGAACAAGATATAAATACGTTTGTCTGTGGATTTTGTTTGAAAGTAACAAAAGGAGGGGTGTATCGATTGAAACAACACCTCGTTGGTGGTTATAGAAATGCCATAGCTTGTAAAAAATGTCCGGATCATGTAAAGGAAGAAATTAGAGATTACATGTCCAAGAAAAAGGAGatcaaagaacaaagaaatttgattgtGGACATTGATGTACAAGATTACGGTATGGAGGATGAAGATGAAGGGAGTATTAGTGTAAATAACAGAGCAACATCAAGTGGCTCGAGCTTGAAGAAGCCAAGACAAAAGGGTCCAATGGATGCATTTTTTACTCCCAATCCAGAAAGTGTGGTTCAAAATAGAAAGAACGACAAAGGAAAACAAACTTCGTTGAATGCGGCGTAG
- the LOC127151359 gene encoding uncharacterized protein LOC127151359: protein MREHTIQRIARWFYDAGVPLNACTYDSFAPMIESIGQFGPGLKPPTYHELRVPCLKKELEATNELMSSHKAEWAKVGCTVMADGWTDRRNRTLINFLVNSPKGTMFIESIDASSYVKDGKKMFELLDNFVERIGEANVVQVVTDSASANVMAGRLLEAKRPQLIWSPCAAHCLDLMLEDIYKISNIRKALKRGMEISNFIYVRPGLLNMMRRFTNQKELVRPAKTRFATACITLSSIHHQKNNLRNMFTSDEWKDSKWSKEQQGRRVVQTILLASFWTTIVFALKVSGPLVRVLRLVDGEKKPPMGYVYEAMDRAKEAIAKSFNNNEEKYKDIFTIIDRRWEL from the exons ATGAGGGAGCACACCATCCAAAGAATTGCTCGATGGTTTTATGATGCAGGAGTGCCTTTGAATGCTTGCACATATGATAGTTTTGCCCCTATGATTGAGTCAATTGGGCAATTTGGTCCTGGATTGAAACCACCAACATATCATGAGTTGAGAGTCCCATGTTTGAAGAAGGAATTAGAAGCAACAAATGAGTTGATGAGCAGCCATAAAGCAGAGTGGGCTAAGGTTGGATGCACTGTTATGGCTGATGGGTGGACCGATAGAAGAAATAGGACATTGATTAACTTTTTAGTTAATAGTCCTAAGGGCACCATGTTTATTGAGTCCATCGATGCTTCATCTTATGTGAAGGATGGAAAGAAGATGTTCGAGCTACTTGACAATTTTGTAGAGCGCATTGGAGAAGCAAATGTTGTACAAGTAGTTACTGATAGTGCCTCAGCAAATGTGATGGCAG GGAGATTGTTAGAAGCAAAGCGACCACAATTGATATGGTCTCCATGTGCTGCTCATTGCTTAGATTTAATGTTGGAGGATATATACAAGATCTCCAATATTCGCAAAGCATTGAAAAGAGGCATGGAGATTAGCAACTTCATCTATGTTCGTCCTGGATTATTAAACATGATGCGACGATTTACTAACCAAAAGGAGTTAGTTAGACCAGCTAAGACTCGCTTTGCTACTGCTTGCATTACATTATCGAGTATACATCATCAAAAGAACAACTTAAGGAATATGTTTACTTCAGATGAATGGAAGGATAGCAAATGGAGCAAGGAGCAACAAGGAAGGCGAGTAGTTCAAACTATTTTGTTGGCTAGTTTTTGGACTACAATTGTGTTTGCTCTTAAAGTGTCTGGCCCACTAGTTCGAGTTCTTAGATTGGTTGATGGCGAAAAGAAGCCACCTATGGGATATGTTTATGAGGCCATGGATAGAGCTAAAGAAGCTATTGCTAAGTCGTTCaataataatgaagaaaaatacaagGACATTTTCACCATAATTGATAGAAGATGGGAGCTTTAG
- the LOC103500237 gene encoding vesicle transport v-SNARE 12-like isoform X2 yields MFLGNPTLSPPPIQKQQWLSEIKVSLDEAEVLIRKMDLEARSLQPGVKAMLLAKLREYKTDLGKLKKEFKRLTSPNADQAAREELLESGMADAHLASADQRERMTMSIERINQSGERITESRRTMLETEELGVSILQDLHQQRETLLQSHKRLHGVDDAIDKSKKVLTTMSRRISRNKWIVGSVIGVLVLVIILILYFKL; encoded by the exons ATGTTTCTCGGAAATCCAACTCTTTCGCCGCCTCCGATTCAG AAACAGCAGTGGCTTTCGGAAATCAAAGTTAGTTTGGATGAGGCTGAagttttg ATCCGGAAAATGGATCTTGAGGCTAGAAGTTTGCAGCCAGGGGTAAAAGCTATGCTACTTGCTAAGTTAAGGGAGTACAAAACTGATCTTGGAAAACTGAAAAAGGAATTTAAGAGATTGACATCACCTAATGCTGATCAGGCTGCTCGTGAAGAATTGCTGGAGTCTGGAATGGCAGATGCTCATTTG GCTTCAGCTGATCAAAGAGAGAGGATGACAATGTCCATAGAGAGAATAAATCAGTCAGGtgaaagaatcacagagagtagAAGAACCATGCTGGAGACCGAGGAGCTTGGTGTCTCAATCCTCCAGGACTTGCATCAACAGCGGGAAACTCTCCTCCAGTCTCATAAGAGA CTTCATGGGGTAGATGATGCCATTGATAAGAGTAAAAAAGTTTTGACCACAATGTCTCGAAGAATCAGTCGAAATAAATGGATCGTCGGGTCAGTAATTGGAGTTCTGGTACTTGTAATTATCCTTATACTGTATTTTAAGCTCTAA
- the LOC103500237 gene encoding vesicle transport v-SNARE 12-like isoform X1 produces MSEVFEGYERQYCELSANVSRKSNSFAASDSEQKQQWLSEIKVSLDEAEVLIRKMDLEARSLQPGVKAMLLAKLREYKTDLGKLKKEFKRLTSPNADQAAREELLESGMADAHLASADQRERMTMSIERINQSGERITESRRTMLETEELGVSILQDLHQQRETLLQSHKRLHGVDDAIDKSKKVLTTMSRRISRNKWIVGSVIGVLVLVIILILYFKL; encoded by the exons ATGAGTGAGGTTTTCGAGGGTTACGAGCGCCAATATTGTGAACTCTCCGCCAATGTTTCTCGGAAATCCAACTCTTTCGCCGCCTCCGATTCAG AGCAGAAACAGCAGTGGCTTTCGGAAATCAAAGTTAGTTTGGATGAGGCTGAagttttg ATCCGGAAAATGGATCTTGAGGCTAGAAGTTTGCAGCCAGGGGTAAAAGCTATGCTACTTGCTAAGTTAAGGGAGTACAAAACTGATCTTGGAAAACTGAAAAAGGAATTTAAGAGATTGACATCACCTAATGCTGATCAGGCTGCTCGTGAAGAATTGCTGGAGTCTGGAATGGCAGATGCTCATTTG GCTTCAGCTGATCAAAGAGAGAGGATGACAATGTCCATAGAGAGAATAAATCAGTCAGGtgaaagaatcacagagagtagAAGAACCATGCTGGAGACCGAGGAGCTTGGTGTCTCAATCCTCCAGGACTTGCATCAACAGCGGGAAACTCTCCTCCAGTCTCATAAGAGA CTTCATGGGGTAGATGATGCCATTGATAAGAGTAAAAAAGTTTTGACCACAATGTCTCGAAGAATCAGTCGAAATAAATGGATCGTCGGGTCAGTAATTGGAGTTCTGGTACTTGTAATTATCCTTATACTGTATTTTAAGCTCTAA
- the LOC103500238 gene encoding ARF guanine-nucleotide exchange factor GNOM-like — translation MGRLKLQTGINAIEEEPEECDVTYTNKTALACMINSEIGAVLAVMRRNVRWGGRYMSGDDQLEHSLIQSLKSLRKQIYSWQHPWHTINPAVYLQPFLDVIRSDETGAPITGVALSSVYKILTLDMIDQNTVNAGDSVHLIVDAVTCCRFELTDPASEEMVLMKILQVLLACMKSKASIMLSNQHVCTIVNTCFRIVHQAATKGELLQRIARHTVHELVRCIFSHLSEINTTERALVNGNSSSKQEAGRGANDDYVLGNRLLENGNQGHEFDGQSSSNNFDSNPSTGLMATGMEENLLEDGSAKDTVPFDFHLMNEPYGVPCMVEIFRFLCSLLNLVEHMELGARSNTMAFDEDVPLFALGLINSAIELGGPSFRHHPRLLSLIQDELFRNLMQFGLSTSSLILSMVCSIVLNLYHHLRTELKLQLEAFFSCVILRLAQSRYGASYQQQEVAMEALVDFCRQKTFMVEMYANLDCDITCSNVFEDLANLLSKSAFPVNCPLSSMHILALDGLIAVIQGMAERIGNGAGLENTPVKLEEYTPFWMVKCENYNDPTQWVPFVRRKKYIKRRLMIGADHFNRDPKKGLEFLQGTHLLPDKLDPKSVACFFRYTAGLDKNLVGDFLGNHDEFCVQVLHEFAWTFDFQDMNLDTALRLFLETFRLPGESQKIQRVLEAFSERYYEQSPQILVNKDAALLLSYSLIMLNTDQHNVQVKKKMTEEDFIRNSRHINGGNDLPRDFLSELYHSICKNEIRTTPEQGNGFPEMTPSRWIDLMHKSKKSSPFIVSDSKAYLDRDMFAIMSGPTIAAISVVFDHAEHEEVYQTCIDGFLAVAKISACHHLEDVLDDLVVSLCKFTTLMNPSSVEEPVLAFGDDTKARMATMTVFTIANRYGDFIRTGWRNILDCILRLHKLGLLPARVASDAADESELSADAGHGKPLTSSLSAAHIQSIGTPKRSSGLMGRFSQLLSLDSEEPRSQPTEQQLAAHQRTLQTIQKCNIDSIFTESKFLQAESLLQLAQALIWAAGRPQKGNSSPEDEDTAVFCLELLIAITLNNRDRIVLLWPGVYDHISNIVQSTVMPCALVEKAVFGLLRICQRLLPYKENLADELLRSLQLVLKLDARVADAYCEQITQEVSRLVKANASHIRSPSGWRTITSLLSITARHPEASEAGFDALLFIVSDGAHLLPANYTLCIDASRQFAESRVGQAERSLRALDLMAGSVDCLGRWAKEGKEAAREEEAIKMSQDIGDMWLRLVQGLRKICLDQREEVRNQALLSLQKCLTGVDEINLPHDLWLQCFDLVIFTMLDDLLEIAQGHSQKDYRNMEGTLILAMKLLSKVFLLLLQDLSQLTTFCKLWLGVLSRMEKYAKAKVRGKRSEKLQELVPELLKNNLLVMKTKGVLVQRSALGGDSLWELTWLHVNNISPSLQSEVFPDQDSNHVLGQGEKGGLTSSEANSVSSTEKVASDNAGTGG, via the exons ATGGGGCGCCTGAAGCTGCAAACTGGAATTAATGCAATCGAGGAAGAACCTGAGGAGTGTGATGTCACATATACGAATAAAACTGCTTTGGCTTGCATGATTAATTCAGAAATTGGTGCTGTATTGGCAGTTATGAGAAGAAATGTAAGATGGGGAGGTCGATATATGTCAGGTGATGATCAATTGGAGCACTCTTTAATTCAATCACTGAAGTCGTTAAGAAAACAGATATATTCATGGCAGCATCCATGGCATACAATCAACCCTGCTGTGTATCTTCAACCATTTTTAGACGTAATTCGATCAGATGAAACTGGGGCACCAATAACTGGGGTTGCTTTATCCTCTGTGTACAAGATTTTAACTCTTGACATGATTGATCAAAATACTGTGAATGCTGGAGATTCTGTTCACTTGATAGTTGATGCTGTTACCTGTTGTAGATTTGAATTAACAGATCCAGCATCAGAAGAAATGGTCCTGATGAAAATACTTCAGGTCCTTCTTGCTTGTATGAAAAGTAAGGCATCCATTATGTTGAGCAATCAGCATGTCTGCACAATTGTTAATACGTGTTTCCGCATAGTGCATCAAGCAGCCACCAAAGGTGAGCTATTGCAACGGATAGCTCGCCACACGGTTCATGAGCTTGTTAGGTGTATCTTTTCACATCTTTCAGAAATCAATACCACAGAACGTGCACTGGTCAATGGCAACAGTTCCAGCAAACAGGAG GCTGGCAGGGGGGCTAATGATGATTATGTGCTTGGAAACAGACTTTTGGAGAATGGCAACCAGGGCCATGAATTTGATGGTCAATCGTCATCCAATAATTTTGACTCTAATCCATCAACAGGTCTGATGGCAACTGGAATGGAGGAAAATTTACTTGAGGATGGTAGTGCGAAGGATACGGTTCCATTTGACTTTCATCTTATGAATGAACCTTATGGGGTCCCTTGCATGGTGGAAATTTTCCGATTCCTCTGTTCATTGTTAAATCTAGTTGAGCATATGGAGTTGGGAGCTAGGTCAAATACCATGGCTTTTGATGAAGATGTTCCTCTCTTTGCCTTGGGATTGATAAATTCAGCAATAGAGTTGGGTGGCCCATCCTTCCGCCATCACCCTAGGCTATTGAGTTTAATTCAAGATGAATTATTTCGAAACCTTATGCAATTTGGTTTGTCAACAAGCTCGCTAATCCTTTCAATGGTTTGTAGCATTGTTCTCAATCTCTACCACCATCTGCGCACTGAGCTGAAGTTGCAGCTTGAGGCTTTCTTTTCATGTGTGATTTTGAGGCTTGCCCAGAGCAGGTATGGGGCTTCATATCAGCAGCAGGAAGTTGCCATGGAGGCTCTTGTTGATTTCTGTAGGCAGAAAACCTTTATGGTTGAGATGTATGCAAACTTAGATTGTGACATAACTTGCAGTAATGTCTTTGAAGATCTTGCTAATCTTCTGTCCAAGAGTGCTTTTCCAGTTAATTGTCCTTTGTCTTCGATGCATATCCTTGCTTTGGATGGTCTTATTGCCGTTATACAGGGAATGGCGGAGAGGATTGGTAATGGAGCTGGACTAGAAAATACTCCCGTGAAGCTTGAGGAATATACTCCTTTCTGGATGGTTAAATGTGAAAATTACAATGATCCTACTCAATGGGTTCCATTTGTGAGAAGGAAAAAGTACATTAAGAGACGTTTGATGATTGGAGCTGATCACTTTAATCGTGATCCCAAGAAAGGACTGGAGTTCCTTCAAGGAACCCATCTCTTGCCTGATAAACTTGACCCCAAGAGTGTAGCATGCTTTTTCAGGTACACTGCTGGTTTGGATAAAAATCTGGTTGGGGACTTCCTTGGAAATCATGATGAGTTTTGTGTCCAGGTTCTTCATGAATTTGCTTGGACTTTTGATTTTCAGGACATGAATTTGGATACGGCTTTGCGGCTGTTTTTGGAAACTTTCCGACTCCCTGGAGAATCACAGAAGATACAAAGGGTGCTTGAGGCATTCTCTGAGAGATACTATGAACAGTCACCTCAAATTCTTGTGAATAAGGATGCTGCTCTTCTACTTTCTTATTCACTTATAATGTTGAATACAGATCAGCACAATGTTCAAGTGAAAAAGAAGATGACAGAAGAAGATTTCATTCGGAATAGCAGGCACATAAATGGAGGCAATGATCTTCCACGAGATTTCCTCTCTGAATTGTATCACTCAATCTGTAAGAATGAGATTCGTACTACTCCGGAGCAAGGAAATGGTTTTCCTGAAATGACCCCAAGCCGATGGATAGACCTGATGCATAAATCTAAGAAATCCTCTCCATTCATCGTGTCTGATTCTAAAGCCTATCTTGATCGTGATATGTTTGCTATAATGTCAGGGCCAACAATTGCTGCTATATCTGTGGTATTTGATCATGCAGAACATGAAGAAGTCTATCAAACATGTATTGATGGATTCTTAGCTGTTGCAAAGATCTCTGCATGCCATCACCTTGAAGATGTACTTGATGATCTTGTTGTGTCCCTCTGCAAGTTCACAACCCTCATGAACCCATCATCTGTCGAGGAGCCTGTGCTGGCATTTGGTGATGATACAAAAGCTAGGATGGCTACTATGACTGTTTTCACCATTGCCAACAGGTATGGTGACTTCATTCGCACAGGTTGGAGAAACATCCTTGATTGCATCTTGCGATTGCACAAGCTTGGTCTTTTACCAGCTCGTGTGGCCAGTGATGCAGCTGATGAATCAGAACTTTCTGCTGACGCTGGGCATGGAAAGCCTCTTACGAGTTCTTTATCTGCTGCTCATATACAGTCAATTGGAACTCCCAAGAGATCCTCAGGTCTAATGGGTCGGTTCAGTCAGCTTTTATCTCTCGACAGTGAGGAGCCAAGGTCACAACCCACCGAACAACAACTTGCTGCTCATCAGCGCACCCTTCAAACCATTCAAAAGTGCAATATCGACAGCATTTTTACAGAGAGCAAGTTTCTACAGGCTGAATCTCTGTTACAGCTGGCACAAGCACTCATATGGGCTGCAGGACGGCCCCAGAAAGGAAACAGCTCTCCTGAGGATGAAGATACAGCGGTCTTCTGTCTGGAATTATTGATTGCCATTACCTTGAATAACCGAGATAGAATTGTGCTTCTTTGGCCTGGTGTGTATGATCATATATCTAACATTGTCCAGTCAACTGTCATGCCCTGTGCCCTGGTGGAGAAAGCTGTTTTTGGACTTCTTCGGATCTGCCAGCGCTTGCTTCCTTATAAAGAGAACCTTGCTGATGAACTTTTGAGATCTCTACAACTTGTCTTGAAGCTAGATGCTCGTGTAGCAGATGCATACTGTGAGCAAATTACACAGGAAGTCAGTCGTCTAGTGAAAGCAAATGCTTCTCATATTAGATCTCCATCAGGATGGCGAACAATAACATCCCTACTATCCATTACAGCTCGACATCCAGAGGCTTCTGAGGCAGGATTTGATGCTCTACTCTTCATTGTGTCCGACGGTGCTCACTTGTTGCCAGCAAATTATACCCTCTGCATTGATGCCTCAAGGCAATTTGCTGAGTCTCGTGTTGGACAGGCGGAACGCTCTTTGCGTGCGTTGGATCTTATGGCTGGATCTGTTGATTGTTTAGGACGGTGGGCTAAGGAGGGTAAGGAAGCTGCAAGGGAGGAGGAAGCCATTAAAATGTCACAAGATATTGGAGACATGTGGCTGAGGCTTGTGCAAGGGTTGAGAAAAATTTGCTTGGACCAAAGGGAGGAGGTTAGAAACCAGGCTCTATTGTCATTGCAAAAGTGCTTGACAGGTGTTGATGAAATCAACCTTCCACATGATTTGTGGTTACAGTGTTTTGATCTCGTGATCTTCACAATGCTTGATGATTTATTAGAAATTGCACAAGGACACTCTCAGAAAGATTACAGAAACATGGAAGGCACGCTGATCCTTGCCATGAAACTCTTGTCCAAAGTGTTCTTACTGTTGCTCCAGGATCTTTCTCAATTAACAACCTTCTGCAAGCTATGGCTTGGTGTTCTTAGTCGAATGGAAAAGTATGCAAAAGCTAAAGTTAGAGGAAAAAGAAGCGAGAAGCTTCAGGAGTTGGTGCCTGAACTCCTCAAGAATAACTTGCTTGTTATGAAAACCAAGGGGGTGCTAGTTCAAAGGAGTGCGCTAGGTGGAGATAGCCTGTGGGAACTCACATGGTTGCATGTAAATAACATTTCTCCCTCGTTGCAATCGGAAGTCTTCCCCGATCAAGATTCCAACCACGTACTTGGTCAGGGTGAAAAAGGTGGCCTAACTTCTAGTGAAGCAAACTCTGTTTCTTCAACTGAAAAGGTAGCATCCGACAATGCTGGAACTGGAGGGTAA
- the LOC127151471 gene encoding uncharacterized protein LOC127151471: MVASLDIQDKILAELSKYKRAEALFGQPLAIRQRDKISPVEWWDNFGQSTPNLQKFAIRILGLTCSASGCERNWSVFEQLHSKKRNRLAQSRLNDLVFIKYNRALKRRYNLRDIVDPISLRDIDDSNEWLIGRLDDDSEEEDELVFDDDILTWGDVSRAAGAKEPTFYSRARASGATNVSCSSSSTTQPTPKQINLDDSDQEEEDTDGYKSNE; this comes from the exons ATGGTTGCTTCATTAGACATCCAAGACAAAATACTTGCAGAACTAAGCAAGTATAAGAGAGCTGAAGCATTGTTTGGACAACCTTTAGCAATCAGACAAAGGGACAAAATATCTCCAG TGGAATGGTGGGATAATTTTGGACAATCAACTCCAAACTTGCAAAAGTTTGCTATTCGCATTTTAGGTCTTACTTGTAGTGCTTCTGGATGCGAACGTAATTGGAGTGTGTTTGAGCAG CTTCATAGCAAGAAACGAAATAGGCTTGCTCAAAGTCGTTTGAATGATTTAGTGTTCATCAAATACAATAGAGCATTAAAACGTCGATACAACCTTCGAGATATCGTCGATCCCATCTCTTTAAGAGATATTGATGATAGTAACGAATGGTTGATTGGAAGATTGGATGATGATTCTGAGGAGGAGGATGAGCTGGTATTTGACGATGATATTTTAACGTGGGGTGATGTTTCAAGAGCTGCCGGAGCAAAAGAACCAACCTTCTATTCTAGAGCTAGGGCCTCAGGAGCGACTAATGTTTCATGTTCATCCTCGTCTACCACACAACCCACACCCAAACAAATAAATTTGGATGACTCTGATCAGGAAGAAGAAGATACCGATGGCTATAAGTCCAACGAATGA
- the LOC103500236 gene encoding AT-hook motif nuclear-localized protein 15-like: protein MANRWWAENIPTTTDSSTSNPYSTPLKQSLEAADEENNSGSHERAEPGTSSSTRRPRGRPPGSKNKPKPPVVVTKESPDALRSHVLEIGSGSDIVESISNFAQRRQRGVSVLSGNGVVANVTLRHPGASGGVITLQGRFDILSLSGAFLPAPAPPGATGLTVYLAGGQGQVVGGIVVGALVATGPVIVIAATFTNATFERLPLEDEEVAAGDKSGTSQNNSTSQSMGEQQQQPPSMGVYNMAPNLVANGQVSSHDMIWSLPRAPPPF from the coding sequence atggCGAATCGATGGTGGGCTGAAAACATACCCACCACCACAGATAGCAGCACCAGCAACCCTTATTCGACTCCATTAAAGCAAAGCTTAGAAGCTGCTGATGAAGAGAACAACTCCGGTAGCCATGAAAGAGCCGAACCAGGCACCAGTTCAAGCACGCGCCGCCCTCGTGGCCGGCCGCCGGGATCTAAGAACAAGCCGAAACCACCGGTGGTGGTCACTAAGGAGAGCCCCGATGCCCTTCGGAGCCACGTTTTGGAAATTGGTAGCGGCAGCGACATCGTCGAAAGCATCTCGAACTTTGCCCAGCGCCGGCAGCGAGGAGTTTCGGTTCTCAGTGGAAATGGGGTTGTTGCCAACGTTACTCTCCGGCATCCGGGTGCCTCTGGCGGTGTTATTACGCTACAGGGTCGATTTGATATATTGTCGCTCTCGGGTGCTTTTTTGCCTGCCCCAGCTCCACCGGGTGCTACTGGATTAACTGTCTACTTGGCTGGCGGGCAGGGGCAGGTGGTTGGCGGCATTGTCGTTGGTGCACTCGTGGCAACCGGTCCAGTTATTGTAATAGCTGCCACTTTCACCAATGCGACATTTGAGCGGCTGCCGCTCGAGGACGAGGAGGTTGCCGCAGGAGATAAGTCTGGAACTAGCCAGAACAATTCAACATCTCAGAGCATGGGGGAGCAACAGCAACAGCCGCCATCAATGGGAGTTTACAATATGGCTCCAAATTTGGTGGCAAATGGTCAGGTTTCTTCACATGATATGATTTGGAGTCTTCCTAGAGCCCCACCTCCGTTTTAA
- the LOC103500235 gene encoding LOB domain-containing protein 33-like, with the protein MTGLNSSTTSSSCGACKFLRRKCSDQCVFAPFFSYDEATSHFAAVHKVFGASNVSKLLLHLPTHTRSHAAITVAYEALERMRDPTYGCVAHIFALQQEVVSLQEEIEILGSQIANLATTGGSIAAVENPFIDQVVQVSQQMDGFEMTNTNYYQNELASELPYQSFDNIQNDNTAQMISPLFCLGEEDGVFEFCNSNNVVESTSAFDVSVEENCVGYPWIVG; encoded by the exons ATGACAGGCCTCAACTCTTCTactacttcttcttcttgtgGTGCTTGCAAGTTTCTTAGGAGAAAATGTAGTGATCAATGTGTTTTTGCTCCTTTCTTTAGCTATGATGAAGCTACTTCCCATTTTGCAGCTGTTCATAAAGTGTTTGGTGCTAGTAATGTCTCTAAACTTCTCTTACACCTCCCCACACATACCCGAAGCCACGCTGCCATTACCGTCGCTTACGAAGCGCTTGAACGCATGCGCGATCCTACCTATGGTTGCGTTGCACATATCTTTGCATTGCAACAAGAG GTTGTGAGCTTGCAAGAGGAGATAGAAATTCTAGGGAGTCAAATTGCGAATCTTGCCACAACCGGTGGGAGCATTGCAGCGGTCGAGAATCCATTTATAGATCAGGTAGTTCAAGTGTCACAGCAGATGGATGGTTTCGAGATGACGAACAcaaattattatcaaaatgagcTAGCTTCTGAGTTGCCCTACCAAAGTTTTGATAACATCCAAAATGATAATACTGCTCAAATGATATCTCCATTGTTTTGTTTAGGGGAAGAAGATGGGGTTTTTGAGTTTTGTAACTCAAATAATGTTGTTGAGAGTACCTCAGCCTTTGATGTTTCAGTTGAGGAGAATTGTGTTGGTTATCCATGGATAGTTGGATGA